A single Pedobacter sp. PACM 27299 DNA region contains:
- a CDS encoding phosphatase PAP2 family protein — protein sequence MLEALHQFDVELFLKVNRDMGNPVFDWLLPLMRNRYFWVPLYLFIIIFCVKEYKKRGWYIIGMLAFTVAMGDLIASRVIKPLAGRIRPCNDIDLVGELVRRVPCGSGYSFPSAHATNHFAMAVFLIFVFYDKWKPILPIGLAWAFIISFSQIYVGVHYPIDTMVGALLGSLIGFSTSIIYKKIQPQV from the coding sequence ATGCTAGAAGCCCTGCATCAATTTGACGTAGAACTGTTCCTTAAAGTAAACCGCGATATGGGCAACCCAGTTTTTGACTGGCTACTTCCTTTAATGCGCAATCGTTATTTCTGGGTTCCATTATATCTATTTATCATCATTTTTTGTGTAAAAGAGTACAAGAAAAGAGGTTGGTATATCATAGGGATGCTGGCATTCACAGTGGCGATGGGTGATTTAATCGCTTCAAGAGTGATCAAGCCATTAGCCGGACGCATCAGGCCTTGTAACGACATCGATTTGGTTGGAGAACTCGTTCGACGTGTGCCATGCGGCAGTGGATACAGTTTTCCTTCTGCTCACGCCACCAATCATTTTGCCATGGCCGTTTTCCTGATTTTCGTATTTTACGATAAATGGAAGCCTATTTTACCGATCGGACTGGCCTGGGCCTTTATCATTTCATTCTCACAAATTTATGTTGGGGTTCACTACCCAATTGACACCATGGTTGGCGCCCTTCTCGGCAGCCTGATTGGTTTCAGTACTTCAATCATCTACAAAAAAATACAACCACAAGTATAA
- a CDS encoding ZIP family metal transporter has product MEIWKLLILFFSAFLGGSAIFMVKSDKSQLLKLILSFSGAYLFAITVLHLIPEAYSGPDHAQIGIFILIGFLFQILLEQFSEGVEHGHIHKHGDSKAFPYGIMISLCLHAFLEGMPLAKDQHNALIFGISLHHIPAAFALASILMQSHFKRNSVLFYISIFAIMAPLGFYVSYGLSNGTIGGVEDYFNKIMGIVIGIFLHISTTILFESSVDHKVSKRKMIAVLCGVGIALIGYFMTGQTHQH; this is encoded by the coding sequence ATGGAAATCTGGAAGTTGCTCATCTTATTCTTTAGCGCCTTTTTAGGAGGCTCTGCCATTTTTATGGTGAAGAGCGATAAATCGCAGCTGCTGAAGTTAATTCTTTCCTTTAGTGGGGCTTATTTATTCGCCATTACGGTATTACACCTGATTCCAGAAGCATACAGCGGACCAGATCATGCGCAGATTGGGATCTTCATTCTAATTGGTTTCCTTTTTCAAATCCTGTTGGAACAGTTTTCCGAAGGGGTAGAACATGGCCATATCCATAAACACGGAGATTCAAAAGCATTTCCTTATGGGATCATGATCAGTCTTTGTTTACATGCCTTTCTGGAAGGGATGCCATTGGCCAAGGATCAGCACAATGCCTTAATTTTTGGCATCTCCTTACACCATATTCCCGCTGCTTTTGCATTGGCCAGTATTTTGATGCAAAGCCATTTCAAAAGAAACAGCGTGCTTTTTTACATCAGCATTTTTGCAATCATGGCACCACTAGGATTTTATGTAAGTTATGGCTTAAGCAACGGCACTATTGGTGGTGTTGAAGACTACTTCAACAAGATCATGGGTATTGTAATTGGTATCTTTTTACACATTTCTACGACCATCTTATTTGAGTCAAGTGTAGACCACAAAGTGAGTAAAAGAAAAATGATTGCGGTATTGTGTGGTGTGGGCATTGCCCTGATTGGTTATTTCATGACCGGCCAAACGCACCAGCATTAA
- a CDS encoding MarR family winged helix-turn-helix transcriptional regulator has protein sequence MTEMQLEKEIKATKFKDIYQQAIANLVFTNSWCNDYFKQVIAPYEITPQQFNILRILRGQYPAPSTINLLKSRMLDKMCDASRITERLVHKKLVAKGVNVHDKRAVDILITEKGLTLLRKMDDGVDLSALAAKNLSAEEAQLLNDLLDKMRG, from the coding sequence ATGACTGAGATGCAGTTGGAGAAAGAAATAAAGGCTACAAAATTTAAAGATATATACCAGCAAGCAATTGCGAATTTGGTGTTTACCAACAGTTGGTGCAATGATTATTTTAAACAGGTCATTGCTCCTTATGAGATTACTCCTCAGCAGTTCAATATTTTGAGGATTTTGAGAGGACAATATCCTGCGCCTTCCACGATCAATTTGTTGAAATCAAGAATGCTGGATAAGATGTGTGATGCTTCCCGCATCACTGAACGTCTGGTACATAAGAAATTGGTGGCCAAAGGTGTGAATGTCCATGATAAACGGGCGGTTGATATTTTAATCACGGAAAAAGGATTGACTTTACTCCGTAAAATGGACGATGGGGTAGACCTTTCCGCGCTGGCAGCAAAGAACTTGTCGGCTGAGGAAGCACAGCTACTGAACGACTTACTGGATAAAATGAGGGGTTAA
- a CDS encoding DUF5522 domain-containing protein, whose protein sequence is MIEGIDYYLNEDGLMVFTEAYHLKRGYCCKNKCKHCPWGFGKKKTSPGKGNENKQND, encoded by the coding sequence ATGATAGAAGGGATAGACTATTATTTGAATGAAGATGGGCTAATGGTTTTTACTGAAGCTTATCATCTAAAAAGGGGCTATTGCTGTAAGAATAAATGTAAACACTGCCCATGGGGATTTGGTAAGAAAAAGACCAGTCCAGGAAAAGGGAATGAGAATAAACAGAATGACTGA
- a CDS encoding MBL fold metallo-hydrolase RNA specificity domain-containing protein yields the protein MILDDFIVATKTGLFCRYGDFYLDPKEIVKDAVISHAHGDHAIGGNLHVYCTETTSLFMKHRYKKFAGGEFHLKGYHEDFTLNGVKISFIPAGHILGSAMILMEYQGIKYLYTGDYKLQPDKTCEPIEFVPADVLITETTFADPNTRHPAAEEEILKLNGTQSNIMLGAYALGKCQRLISLMNDHCPEKRILVHHSMMPFVKIYEQNGINMGKYEMYDRKVMKNTPTNMVYMVPPMVFRSYFRAINVIRVFATGWKHLQNNSEIQLYVSDHADWNDIIYTIDQVKPTEVWTNHGDGKQLKEHFANSLVVKLLT from the coding sequence ATGATATTAGATGATTTTATAGTTGCTACAAAAACTGGTTTATTTTGTAGATATGGTGATTTTTATCTGGATCCAAAGGAAATAGTGAAAGACGCGGTGATCTCCCATGCCCATGGAGACCACGCCATCGGAGGTAACCTCCATGTTTATTGTACGGAAACGACCTCATTGTTTATGAAACACCGTTATAAGAAATTTGCCGGAGGTGAGTTTCATTTAAAAGGTTATCATGAAGATTTTACGCTGAATGGCGTGAAAATCAGCTTTATTCCTGCCGGACATATTCTGGGCTCGGCAATGATTTTAATGGAGTATCAAGGCATTAAATACTTATATACCGGTGATTATAAATTGCAGCCGGACAAGACTTGTGAGCCCATTGAGTTTGTACCCGCAGACGTGCTCATCACAGAGACGACTTTTGCTGATCCAAATACCCGTCACCCAGCAGCTGAAGAGGAAATTTTGAAACTGAATGGAACGCAGAGTAACATTATGCTAGGCGCTTATGCCTTAGGTAAATGCCAGCGATTGATTAGTCTGATGAATGACCATTGTCCGGAAAAAAGGATACTGGTACACCACAGTATGATGCCTTTTGTGAAAATTTATGAGCAGAATGGAATAAATATGGGAAAATATGAAATGTACGATCGTAAGGTGATGAAGAATACACCAACCAATATGGTGTATATGGTTCCTCCAATGGTGTTTAGGAGCTATTTTAGAGCTATAAATGTAATTAGAGTATTCGCTACGGGTTGGAAGCACTTGCAAAACAATAGTGAAATTCAACTGTATGTGTCTGATCATGCAGACTGGAACGACATCATTTACACCATAGATCAGGTAAAACCTACAGAGGTTTGGACCAATCATGGCGATGGAAAGCAGCTGAAGGAACATTTTGCAAATAGTTTGGTCGTTAAATTGCTTACATAA
- the coaE gene encoding dephospho-CoA kinase (Dephospho-CoA kinase (CoaE) performs the final step in coenzyme A biosynthesis.), with product MLKIGITGGIGSGKTTVCRVFETLGIPVFYADTVAKQIMVTDPILIQGVKDTFGVESYTPEGVLNNKHIAGIVFNQAAELEKLNQLVHPAVFRAFETWATQISSNVPYILKEAALLFESGSYQLCDLNVLVVAPLATRLQRVMQRDGVTEEQVRARMDKQLSDEEKATMADMLVHNNETDSLITQVMALHHQFLNTNP from the coding sequence ATGTTAAAAATAGGGATAACAGGTGGGATTGGAAGTGGAAAAACTACGGTATGCCGGGTGTTTGAAACCTTGGGCATTCCGGTATTTTATGCGGATACCGTAGCCAAACAAATTATGGTTACTGACCCCATCCTGATTCAAGGGGTAAAAGATACTTTTGGAGTAGAAAGTTATACACCTGAGGGGGTATTGAACAATAAACACATCGCCGGGATTGTCTTTAATCAGGCAGCAGAATTGGAAAAGCTCAACCAATTGGTGCATCCGGCCGTATTTCGGGCTTTTGAAACCTGGGCTACTCAGATTTCATCGAATGTACCCTATATCCTCAAAGAAGCGGCCTTGCTTTTTGAAAGCGGCTCGTATCAGCTTTGCGACCTTAATGTGCTGGTGGTTGCACCCTTAGCAACCAGATTACAGCGCGTCATGCAGCGCGATGGAGTAACTGAGGAACAAGTGAGGGCACGTATGGATAAACAGCTCTCTGACGAAGAGAAAGCTACAATGGCGGATATGCTGGTCCACAATAATGAAACAGATTCTTTAATTACACAAGTGATGGCTTTACATCATCAATTCTTAAATACAAACCCTTAA
- a CDS encoding YbbR-like domain-containing protein, producing the protein MPIIKLTKVEQKRFLALVTCLFLAVAAWLFMALNNKYVYTAKTVLDYKNFPQKKAFHPLQSDTVDLQVEGTGWQLLFARLRIKPQSISINLEQLNNRNYVLFSEQLFNVNRQLESSQKIISVKPDTLYFDFSERRVKRVPVKLVSNLQFVPQYGLSNAIKVNPDYVTISGPEEDIVKIKEWNTDTLKLEDIQSSTVARVAMVQNKMKNVNIFPTSVDVKLPVDEFTEKVIEVPLKVINNKEYYNVKLYPKKVKVTLMVALSKYSQINEEFIEAVVDMNEWKVFQHNELTVRLNRFPDYCKLVQIKPAKVDFIIER; encoded by the coding sequence ATGCCCATCATCAAACTCACAAAAGTAGAGCAAAAGCGTTTTCTGGCGCTGGTCACCTGTCTGTTCCTGGCTGTTGCGGCATGGTTGTTCATGGCATTGAACAATAAATATGTTTATACGGCCAAAACGGTACTCGACTATAAGAACTTTCCTCAAAAGAAGGCCTTTCATCCGCTGCAATCAGATACGGTTGATTTACAGGTGGAAGGAACGGGATGGCAGCTGTTGTTTGCCCGATTGAGGATCAAACCACAGTCGATTTCCATTAACCTGGAACAATTAAACAATAGGAATTATGTGCTGTTTTCTGAGCAGCTGTTCAATGTGAACCGTCAGCTGGAATCTTCTCAAAAGATCATTTCTGTAAAACCAGATACGCTGTATTTTGACTTCTCTGAAAGGAGGGTAAAAAGAGTTCCTGTGAAACTGGTTTCCAACCTTCAATTTGTACCACAGTATGGCTTATCGAATGCCATAAAAGTAAATCCGGATTATGTGACCATCTCCGGTCCGGAAGAAGATATTGTTAAGATTAAGGAATGGAATACCGATACTTTGAAGTTGGAGGATATCCAGAGTTCTACGGTCGCCAGGGTAGCAATGGTGCAGAATAAGATGAAAAATGTAAACATCTTTCCAACCAGTGTAGACGTGAAATTACCGGTGGATGAGTTTACAGAAAAAGTGATAGAAGTGCCTTTAAAGGTGATCAACAACAAAGAGTATTACAATGTAAAACTCTATCCTAAAAAGGTGAAGGTGACTTTAATGGTCGCACTGTCTAAGTACAGTCAGATCAATGAAGAGTTCATAGAGGCGGTAGTAGATATGAATGAATGGAAGGTTTTTCAGCACAATGAGTTAACCGTTAGGTTGAATCGCTTCCCTGATTATTGTAAACTAGTGCAGATTAAACCTGCTAAAGTTGATTTTATTATAGAAAGATAA
- the yajC gene encoding preprotein translocase subunit YajC produces MMSTVILQATGGSNMLGTLVPMVLIMVVFYFFMIRPQVKKAKDHKKLVEELKKGDKIVTTAGIHGKIVDMNDTTFVIEVESGTKIRFDKTSVSLDATKAAAPKVDLAKTEAPKA; encoded by the coding sequence ATGATGTCAACAGTAATCTTACAAGCAACAGGTGGTAGCAACATGCTAGGTACTCTGGTACCAATGGTTTTAATCATGGTGGTATTCTATTTTTTTATGATCAGACCTCAGGTTAAAAAAGCTAAAGACCATAAAAAACTGGTTGAAGAGTTGAAAAAAGGCGATAAAATTGTAACTACTGCCGGTATTCACGGTAAAATTGTAGATATGAACGACACTACTTTCGTTATTGAAGTAGAAAGTGGTACTAAAATCCGTTTTGATAAAACTTCGGTCTCTTTAGATGCAACGAAAGCTGCAGCTCCTAAAGTTGACCTTGCAAAAACTGAAGCTCCAAAAGCATAG
- a CDS encoding DUF1573 domain-containing protein, translated as MKRILLIAIAAMTFASCQNTTKTAGASTEAGTTSLAEGTDPVAAADAAVMTFENENYNFGKIAPGEKVHYEYKFKNTGKSPLIISNATATCGCTIPEPPKEPILPGATGSIKVVFDSAGKFGMQDKVITVTSNANPAVAELHLTGEIKETK; from the coding sequence ATGAAACGAATCTTGTTAATTGCAATTGCAGCGATGACATTTGCTTCCTGCCAAAACACAACTAAAACTGCTGGTGCAAGCACTGAAGCAGGGACAACTTCCCTTGCTGAAGGTACCGATCCGGTAGCCGCAGCTGATGCCGCAGTGATGACTTTTGAAAATGAAAACTATAATTTCGGTAAGATAGCTCCGGGAGAAAAAGTTCATTACGAATATAAGTTTAAAAACACGGGTAAAAGCCCTTTAATCATTAGTAATGCAACCGCAACTTGTGGTTGTACTATTCCTGAGCCACCTAAAGAGCCAATTCTTCCTGGTGCAACAGGCAGTATTAAAGTAGTGTTCGACAGTGCGGGTAAATTTGGAATGCAGGATAAAGTCATTACAGTGACTTCAAATGCAAATCCAGCCGTTGCAGAACTTCATTTAACAGGAGAAATTAAAGAAACTAAATAA
- the nusB gene encoding transcription antitermination factor NusB, whose product MTDKRDLASSKKALLESIDSVYEMYIWMLSLLVEVTEYTSIDAIERSNKHLPTPEDLNPNMKLLHNKFAVTLKENPDFKDNVNKYQINWMSDPEFVKGIFNALKVTPEYIAYLADEDNSLEESKVIIKFIFRKIILKSHNIIQAFEDKFINWSVDKEVMQGMVAKTLKNFTSEDPRKNKLTPISQDWEEDKKFVEDLFIYTLKNNKEYQELIAERTKNWESERIALMDTILMKMAICELLNFPSIPVKVTINEYLDLSKDYSTPKSNSFINGILDKILGDLKRTDSIHKLGRGLIEE is encoded by the coding sequence ATGACAGACAAGAGAGATTTAGCTTCCTCAAAGAAAGCTTTATTGGAAAGTATTGACAGCGTGTACGAGATGTACATCTGGATGCTATCACTACTTGTTGAAGTTACAGAATACACTAGCATCGACGCTATTGAAAGGTCAAATAAACATTTGCCTACACCAGAGGATCTGAACCCTAACATGAAACTGCTCCACAATAAGTTTGCGGTTACACTAAAAGAAAACCCGGACTTTAAGGACAACGTCAACAAATATCAGATCAACTGGATGTCTGATCCTGAATTTGTAAAAGGTATCTTCAATGCCTTGAAAGTTACTCCTGAGTATATCGCTTATCTTGCAGATGAGGACAATAGCTTAGAAGAATCCAAAGTAATCATCAAATTTATCTTTAGAAAGATCATTTTAAAAAGCCATAATATCATTCAGGCTTTTGAGGATAAATTCATCAACTGGTCTGTAGATAAAGAAGTGATGCAGGGAATGGTTGCGAAAACTTTAAAAAACTTCACTTCAGAAGATCCACGCAAAAACAAACTGACGCCAATCAGTCAGGACTGGGAAGAAGATAAGAAATTCGTAGAAGATCTTTTCATTTATACCCTTAAAAATAACAAAGAATACCAGGAACTTATTGCCGAACGCACCAAAAACTGGGAGTCGGAAAGGATTGCATTAATGGATACCATTCTGATGAAAATGGCAATCTGTGAATTGTTGAATTTCCCGTCTATTCCTGTTAAAGTAACGATTAACGAATATCTTGATCTATCAAAAGATTACAGTACTCCGAAAAGTAATTCGTTTATTAACGGTATCTTGGACAAAATTTTAGGCGACCTGAAAAGAACGGATAGCATCCATAAATTGGGCCGCGGATTAATCGAAGAATAA
- a CDS encoding Glu/Leu/Phe/Val family dehydrogenase — protein sequence MPDNSSLVNSVLDQLSAAGHKKVVFCNDPDTGLKAIIAVHDTTLGPALGGTRMWSYVSEAEALEDVLRLSRGMTYKAAITGLNIGGGKAVIIGDSRKGKSEAMMRSYGRFIKNMNGEFITAEDLGTTTKDMEYIRMETEHVTGVPESLGGAGDPAPHTAKGVFLGIKACVKEVFGTDMLAGRSVVVQGIGKVGEHLVALLRAENVEVYISDINEERLQHVARTYKAKPIAADKIFGIDADIYAPCALGATVNDKTIPKMKFAIIAGSANNQLADELVHGQLLLEKGILFAPDYLINAGGLISCYSELTGYGKKRTIQLTENIYNATRDVIRMSKKDKISTILAANHIAEQRIIDIKKIKSSF from the coding sequence ATGCCTGATAATAGTTCTCTTGTGAATTCAGTTTTAGATCAGTTAAGCGCCGCAGGGCATAAAAAGGTCGTTTTTTGCAATGATCCCGATACCGGCCTCAAAGCCATTATCGCTGTTCATGATACTACATTAGGTCCTGCTTTAGGCGGAACAAGGATGTGGAGCTATGTTTCAGAAGCGGAAGCATTGGAGGATGTACTCAGATTATCCAGAGGTATGACCTATAAAGCAGCGATCACCGGATTAAATATTGGCGGTGGTAAAGCAGTAATTATTGGTGATTCCAGAAAAGGAAAATCAGAAGCCATGATGCGCAGCTACGGCAGATTTATCAAAAACATGAATGGAGAATTCATCACAGCAGAAGATTTAGGAACCACCACTAAAGATATGGAGTATATCCGTATGGAAACCGAGCATGTAACCGGCGTTCCAGAATCTTTGGGTGGAGCAGGTGATCCAGCACCACACACGGCAAAAGGTGTGTTTTTAGGCATTAAAGCCTGCGTAAAAGAGGTGTTTGGAACAGATATGCTGGCAGGACGTTCAGTAGTAGTGCAAGGAATTGGTAAGGTAGGGGAACACCTGGTAGCTCTATTAAGAGCTGAAAATGTAGAAGTTTACATCAGTGACATCAACGAAGAACGTTTGCAGCATGTTGCACGTACTTATAAAGCCAAGCCTATTGCGGCCGACAAGATATTTGGAATAGACGCAGATATCTATGCGCCATGTGCCTTAGGAGCTACGGTAAATGATAAAACCATCCCTAAAATGAAGTTCGCCATTATTGCGGGTTCTGCAAACAATCAGTTGGCAGATGAACTGGTACATGGGCAGCTATTATTAGAAAAAGGGATCTTATTTGCACCAGATTACCTGATCAATGCCGGCGGTTTGATCAGCTGTTACTCTGAATTGACAGGTTACGGTAAGAAACGAACCATTCAGCTGACGGAGAATATCTACAATGCCACCCGCGATGTGATCAGGATGTCTAAGAAGGATAAGATTTCAACTATCCTGGCTGCCAATCACATTGCTGAACAAAGAATCATCGATATCAAGAAAATAAAATCATCATTTTAA
- a CDS encoding ABC transporter ATP-binding protein — MKHLRFLNKYFYKYKWWIIPGVFFVVISNIFAVIPAQVIGHAFNLITENIQIYGLFEGFERRSIIYDIFSQSLFYFGLLVLVLYLLRGIFLFFMRQTIILMSRHIEYDMKNEIYAHYQELSLGFYRRNNTGDLMNRATEDVNRVRMYVGPAIMYAINTGVLFILIIYAMFSVNGTLAIFSLLPLPVLVVIIYFVNTIINKRSEEIQEQLSRLSSFVQERFSGIRVIKSYVREDHTKAVFAAESQGYKNNAMGLVKVQALFYPTMLLLVGLSTILTVYIGGKQVIEGAITPGNIAEFIVYVNQLTFPVSMLGWVTTLIQRASASQKRINEFLHLKPEIVSGDADILPVNGNIRFENVSFTYPDTGIQALKNISFEIEQGQFVAIIGRTGSGKSTLANLMMRMYDVDEGKLMMDGVAIDTLNLQHYRSQFGFVPQEVFLFSDTIRNNIAFGLDVVDQDAVIQASKNAAVYHNIINFEHKFETMLGERGITLSGGQKQRVSIARALIKEPKVLIFDDCLSAVDTRTEEEILNNLGRVMKGKTSILIAHRISTIKNANKILVLDDGKIIEQGTHAELLQINGNYAEMYQNQLLEEETNSSSAI; from the coding sequence ATGAAACACCTCAGATTTTTAAACAAATACTTCTATAAATATAAATGGTGGATTATTCCGGGGGTGTTTTTCGTGGTCATCTCGAATATCTTCGCAGTGATCCCGGCACAAGTGATCGGCCATGCCTTCAATTTAATTACTGAAAACATACAGATCTATGGCTTATTTGAAGGTTTCGAACGCCGAAGCATCATCTATGATATCTTTAGTCAGAGTCTCTTTTACTTTGGACTTTTAGTACTTGTACTTTATCTGCTGAGAGGGATATTCCTCTTTTTCATGCGTCAAACCATTATTCTGATGTCCAGACATATTGAGTACGACATGAAGAACGAGATCTATGCCCATTACCAAGAATTGAGTCTGGGTTTTTACCGCCGCAACAATACCGGCGATTTGATGAACCGTGCGACTGAAGATGTAAACCGGGTTCGTATGTATGTAGGGCCTGCCATCATGTATGCCATCAATACAGGTGTATTGTTCATATTGATCATTTATGCCATGTTCTCGGTCAATGGTACGCTGGCAATTTTCTCGCTGCTTCCCCTTCCGGTACTGGTGGTGATCATTTATTTTGTCAATACCATTATCAATAAAAGAAGTGAGGAAATTCAGGAACAGCTTTCCCGACTGAGCAGTTTTGTGCAGGAAAGGTTTTCGGGGATCCGAGTGATCAAGTCTTATGTGCGTGAAGACCATACTAAAGCAGTCTTTGCAGCAGAAAGCCAGGGTTATAAAAATAATGCCATGGGATTAGTAAAGGTTCAGGCTTTATTTTATCCGACTATGCTCCTGCTTGTTGGCTTGAGTACCATCTTAACCGTTTATATCGGCGGTAAACAAGTCATCGAAGGTGCCATTACTCCAGGAAATATAGCGGAATTTATTGTGTATGTAAACCAGCTTACTTTTCCAGTATCTATGCTGGGCTGGGTCACCACACTGATTCAACGTGCCTCGGCTTCTCAAAAAAGGATCAATGAGTTTCTTCATTTGAAGCCAGAGATTGTTTCCGGCGATGCAGACATCTTGCCGGTGAACGGAAATATCCGTTTTGAAAATGTGAGCTTTACTTATCCGGATACCGGAATTCAAGCTTTAAAAAACATCAGCTTTGAGATTGAGCAGGGCCAGTTTGTAGCCATCATTGGCCGTACAGGCTCTGGGAAGTCCACCCTAGCGAACTTAATGATGCGCATGTACGATGTGGACGAAGGGAAATTGATGATGGATGGTGTGGCGATTGATACGCTTAACCTACAGCATTACAGAAGTCAGTTTGGCTTTGTTCCACAGGAAGTCTTTTTGTTTTCGGATACAATCAGAAACAACATCGCCTTTGGCCTGGACGTAGTCGATCAAGACGCAGTGATACAGGCATCTAAAAATGCTGCTGTATATCATAACATCATCAATTTTGAGCACAAATTTGAAACCATGCTTGGCGAACGGGGCATTACCCTTTCCGGCGGACAAAAACAGCGGGTATCTATCGCCCGTGCTTTAATTAAAGAGCCGAAAGTCTTAATTTTCGACGATTGTCTTTCCGCAGTCGACACCCGCACAGAAGAAGAAATCCTCAACAACCTGGGCAGGGTGATGAAAGGAAAGACCAGTATTCTGATTGCGCATCGGATATCCACTATAAAGAATGCCAATAAAATCCTGGTTTTAGACGATGGGAAGATTATTGAACAAGGTACACACGCCGAATTGTTGCAAATTAATGGCAATTACGCTGAAATGTATCAAAATCAATTGTTAGAAGAGGAAACAAACAGCAGCTCTGCCATATAA
- a CDS encoding DUF3276 family protein codes for MGEFDNKEREEVFSKKVRAGKRTYFFDVKATRSGDYYLTLTESKKRLEDGVFVKHKIFLYKEDFEKFAEGLNETVEYIKNHQDVVEKRYEYSENHEGVANKSNDDFPY; via the coding sequence ATGGGAGAATTTGACAACAAAGAGAGAGAAGAGGTTTTTTCGAAGAAAGTAAGGGCCGGTAAGAGAACGTACTTTTTTGACGTAAAAGCGACAAGATCAGGGGACTATTACCTAACTTTAACTGAGAGTAAGAAAAGACTAGAAGACGGCGTGTTTGTAAAGCATAAAATCTTCTTATATAAAGAGGATTTTGAGAAGTTTGCAGAAGGATTAAATGAAACTGTTGAGTATATCAAAAACCACCAGGATGTAGTTGAAAAACGTTACGAATACTCCGAGAACCACGAAGGTGTAGCCAATAAAAGTAACGACGATTTTCCTTACTAA